A single Caretta caretta isolate rCarCar2 chromosome 2, rCarCar1.hap1, whole genome shotgun sequence DNA region contains:
- the LOC142070707 gene encoding uncharacterized protein LOC142070707, whose protein sequence is MMESQNRKRAPAWTEREVRDLIAVWGEESVLSELRSSFRNAKTFLKISQGMKDRGHNRDPKQCRVKLKELRQAYQKTREANSRSGSEPQTCRFYDELHAILGGSATTTPAVLFDSFNGDGGNTEVGFGDEEDDEEEVVDSSQQASGETGFPDSQELFLTLDLEPVPPEPTQGCLLDSAGGEGTSAACVSMITGSSPSQRLVKLRKKKKHTRDEMFSELMLSSHTDRAQTNAWRQIMSECRKAQNDREERWRAEESKWRAEERAEAQRWRQRDERRQDSMLRLLQDQTSMLQCMVELQQRQLEHRLPLQPLCNQPPSSPSSIASTPRRPRTRWGGLRPTSHSPTEDCPKKKEGCHSINFKVVNF, encoded by the exons atgatggagtcccagaatcgcaaaagagctccagcatggactgaacgggaggtacgggatctgatcgctgtttggggagaggaatccgtgctatcagaactccgttccagttttcgaaatgccaaaacctttctgaaaatctcccagggcatgaaggacagaggccataacagggacccgaagcagtgccgcgtgaaactgaaggagctgaggcaagcctaccagaaaaccagagaggcgaacagccgctctgggtcagagccccaaacatgccgcttctatgatgagctgcatgccattttagggggttcagccaccactaccccagccgtgttgtttgactccttcaatggagatggaggcaatacagaagtaggttttggggacgaagaagatgatgaggaggaggttgtagatagctcacagcaagcaagcggagaaaccggttttcccgacagccaggaactgtttctcaccctagacctggagccagtaccccccgaacccacccaaggctgcctcctggactcagcaggcggagaagggacctctg ctgcatgtgtttcaatgatcacaggatcttctccttcccagaggctagtgaagcttagaaagaaaaaaaaacacactcgcgatgaaatgttctccgagctcatgctgtcctcccacactgacagagcacagacgaatgcgtggaggcaaataatgtcagagtgcaggaaagcacaaaatgaccgggaggagaggtggagggctgaagagagtaagtggcgggctgaagagagggctgaagctcaaaggtggcggcagcgtgatgagaggaggcaggattcaatgctgaggctgctgcaggaccaaaccagtatgctccagtgtatggttgagctgcagcaaaggcagctggagcacagactgccactgcagcccctctgtaaccaaccgccctcctccccaagttccatagcctccacacccagacgcccaagaacgcggtggggaggcctccggccaaccagccactcccccacagaggattgccccaaaaaaaaagaaggctgtcattcaataaattttaaagttgtaaacttttaa